Proteins from a single region of Hermetia illucens chromosome 3, iHerIll2.2.curated.20191125, whole genome shotgun sequence:
- the LOC119651490 gene encoding protein BUD31 homolog: MPKVRRSKKPPPDGWELIEPTLDELEQKMREAETEPHEGKRINESLWPIFKIHHQKSRYIYDLFYRRKAISRELYEYCVKEKIADANLIAKWKKSGYENLCCLRCIQTRDTNFGTNCICRVPKSKLEEGRVVECVHCGCRGCSG, from the exons ATGCCGAAGGTAAGACGCAGCAAGAAACCTCCACCAGACGGCTGGGAGCTCATAGAACCAACCTTGGACGAGCTGGAGCAAAAAATGCGAGAAG CGGAAACCGAACCGCACGAGGGGAAACGGATAAATGAGTCACTCTGGCCGATATTCAAGATACACCACCAGAAGTCGCGCTACATCTACGACCTGTTCTACAGGCGGAAAGCCATCAGTCGGGAGCTGTACGAGTACTGCGTCAAGGAGAAGATCGCCGATGCCAACCTCATTGCAAAGTGGAAGAAGTCCGGCTACGAGAACCTGTGCTGCCTGCGCTGCATTCAGACACGAGACACGAATTTCGGCACCAACTGCATTTGTCGAGTTCCCAAGTCGAAACTGGAGGAAGGACGAGTGGTCGAGTGCGTCCACTGCGGGTGTCGTGGATGTTCCGGTTGA